The sequence AGAGGCATAGAGGGCCCGCTCGCCGATCGCCATCGTGGTGGCCCAGGGGCCCGCGAGCGACCGCAGATCGACCCGCATGGGGACCTGGGCCCAGCGTCGCTCGGCGAGGACCGCGGCCGCCGTCAGCGGCCCATAGCCGGCCACCAGCGGGATGCCGGACAGCTCATGGGGCAGGACCAGCGCGTAGACGAAGACCATCGCGGCCGCCACCCCGACCTGCTCGCCACGACGGTGGAGGAACGCGATCGCCGCCGCCGCCGCCAGGGTCACGAAGGCGAGGGCGAGCCCATCGGGATTGGCGAACGGGATGCCGGAGGGTGACGGGTTGGCGAACGCGGTGACCGCGTATTCGACGAACAGCAGATGACCGAGCGCCAGTGCGCCGAGCACGACGGCCACCGCCCCCGCGTATCCATGCTCGCGCCGGGCGTAGACCCAGGCCAGGGCCACCGCTTCGGCCGCCCAGGCCATCGGTACCCAGTTCGCCCCCAGCTGGACCGGCACGGCCAGGGTTAGCGCCGCGACTCCCGAACCGAAGACGAGCATCCCGAACGGATGCCGCTCGCCGTTGCGTGCGAGGAAGAAGGAGCCGAGCGTCAGGTGGGCTGCCGCCTCGCCCAGCAGGAAGAGGCCGCGCCACGGCTCCGCGGCTCCGCTCAGCAGCTGGAAGCCGGCCCAGGTGGTGAATGCGGCCGTCGCAACGAGCAGCGTCGCTGATGTCGGGCTCAGCTGTTGGCTGGGCCGGCGGACCTCTTCGCCGGCCGCGGAGAGGATGTTCAGCCCCCAGTACACGACCACCGCCGCCAGCCCCACGGCGAGGTTCGGGTAGTCGCTGACGTACAGGCCGAGCTGCGGGAAGGAGAGCAGGAAGGCCACGGTCGGCAGCCATCGCCATGGCATGTACATGCAGATCGCAGTGGTCCCGATCATGGCCGCCCCCAGGAAGACGATCGTGAGCAGCGTGGCGCCGGCACCCATGATCGGGGGCGCGGCCAGGACTGCGACCAGGCCGAATCCGGCAACCAGCTGGGATCGGGCCCGGATGGCGACGGCCGCCGCCAGGGAGGCAGCCAGCAGGGCGCCCCCCACCGCCACCTCGGGCGCCACCAGTGCGTACAGACGCGAGGCGGCGAATAGGCCCAGCGAGACGACCGCCAGCCCCACCGCCACCAGCACCAGCGCCAGGATCTCCCGGGTGCGGTTCGTCGGCTTGAGCAGGAACCAGGCGCCGACGGCGAACATGGCGGTCCCGACCACCAGGCCCAGCGCCACCCGTAGCTCGGGGCCGATCCAGCCGCGGCTGAAGGCCAGGCCCAGGAAGAAGACGACGCCGATGAGCAGCGCCAGCCCTCCCACCACGGCCAGCAGCCGGCCGGCAAACAGCGTCTCGAGGTCGGCGAGGGAGGTGCGGGGTGCCGCCGGTGTCGCAGCTTTCACCGTGGCCGGACTCGAAACCGACGCGGCGCGTGCGCCCGGTTTGGCTGCGTTCCAGGCCGTGGCGGGCATCGCGGCCCCGGGGAGGTAGGGGACGTGCGGTGGCGGCGGGGGCGGTAGCGCGATCGGCACCGCGTCCGCGGGGAGCGCGGCTTGAGCCGCCTCAGCCTTGGGCGCGGCTGGGGCAGGCCCGGCCTCGAGCTGCCTGATGCGGCGCTCCTGATCGTCGGCACGCGAGGTGAGGTACCAGGCCAGCGCGCCAACCACCAGGCCCGCCCCCCATCCGTACGGGACGGAGGCTGCGACGAAGAGCCCCGAGACGATGCCGACGACGACAGCCTTCATGCGTTTCGCACCCGTATGCGGATGAGCTGAGCGCAGTCTGGCACAGGCACCCTGCGGTCAGACTGCGGGCAGGGTCGTCGGTGAGGGCCGCCGCAATGGGCATCGCGGCGATCTCGGGGAGCCAAAGCTCATGTGCTACAGTTGTGCGTCATGAGTCCTCAGAAGCGCCGACCGGAGCGGGTGGGGGTCCGCGAGCTGCGCCAGAACCTATCGGTCTACCTCAAGCACGTGCGTGAAGAGGGGCGGGCCTACGAGGTGACCGAGCGCGGGGAGCCGGTGGCCCACCTGACGCCTATGCCGGATCGGCCGACCTCGACGTACGAGCGCATGCTGGCCGAGGGCCGCATCACGCCGGCCAAGCGGGATCTGCTCACCATCAAGCCGCTTCCGCCGCTCCCCGGCAAGCAGCTGTCAGACGTCCTGCGTGAGATGCGGGACGAGGAGACCTGGTGAGCGGTGCGTACCTCGACGCCTCCGCCCTGGTCAAACTGGCGGTGACCGAGCTGGAGACCGCCGCATTGCGGAAGTTCCTCCGGCGCCACCCGCAGCGGTTCACGAATCGGGTGGCGGTGGTCGAGGTGAGGCGAGCGGTCAGGCGTCTCCCGATGTCGCGCGAGGCACCCGTCCAGGCGGCGTTCGACGGCGTCACGGTGATCGACCTGGACCCGTCGATCGCGAATCGCGCGGGCGTGATCGAGCCGGTTGCCCTGCGGTCGCTGGATGCCATCCACCTGGCCTCGGCCCTGGAGCTGGGCGACGAGCTCGACGCGTTCGTCACCTACGACGCGCGCCAGGCGACCGCGGCCGGCGAGCTCGGCCTCCCCGTCGCGTCGCCGGCGTAGCCGTCGTCACTCCTCCGCCAGCATCGCCGCGATCTCGCGGGCGTTGGTTGTGCCGTAGTTGGCGTAGCAGTTGTTCATCAGCAGGTGCAGGTTCTTGACGGAGCCGGCCGCCTGCCGGATGCGGGGGACCCATTCGCCCAGTTCATCGGCGTCGTAGAGGTAGCGGAAGCGCTCGACCACCGGAATCCCCTTGGCCTCCCACGTCTCGGTGCGGCGGCCGTGGAAGCGGACCACCGCCAGCTGCGGCGAGGTGACTGCCACCATGGGAGGCAGGGCGGTTTTCGTCTGAGGTTCGTCGACCATCACGAACGGGATCTGGTACTTCTCCAGGAAGTTGATCGTCCGCTCGTGGTTCTTCTCGTTGAACCAGGTGTTGTTGCGGAATTCCACCGCCAGACCGATGTCTCCGAGCCGCTCCTTGGCCTCCACGATCGCGTCGCGGCTCTCGTTGGACGGGAAGAACCAGCGCGGGTACTGGAGGAAGACCGCCCCCAGCTTGCCCGATGAATGGAGCGGCGCGATCCCATCCTTGAAACGCTCCCAGATTGCGTCGCGCAGCTCCGTGGGGAGGTCCTTGCCATAGATTCGCTTCTTTTCGAGCAGCTCGGGTGGCAGCTCGTCGCGGATCTCCTTCGGCAGCCGCTTCACCTCGGATGGCTGCGCGGTCATCAGGGCGTGGGCCTTGATGTCGAACGTGAAGTCGGGCGGCGTGCGCTCGAGCCACAGCTCGCCGAGGCGTCGGGTGGGGAGCGCGTAATAGGTTGCGTCAACCTCGACGATGGGGAACTGGTCGGCGTAGTAACGGAGTCTTTCCTCCGCGTTTGTGGCGTCCGGCGGGTAGAAGACGCCCGGCTCGACCATGGTCGGATCTGTCCAGCTGGCTGTCCCGATGCGGACCGTGGCCTTCTCCACCTTGATGGGGTGGCGGGCGGCCTCTGCTTCGGCCTCGCCTCGCTCGCCGGCGGCCTGTGGCCCGGGATCGTGGTCCTTCGTCGCCGCCTTGGCTCTGGGCATGTGGTGGAGTCTATCGGCCTGGGGTGGGCTGCCAGTCTTCAGGACTTACGCGCAGTGTGCATAACAGCCAAGAAGCCGCTGCTGCGGGGCTGTTCAGGTGCGCTCATTGGCGCTGATGCACGCCCGGCGTGCGCGACAGGCAAGTTGGGCCCGATTGGGAGCGCAGGTTGTCCGTTGTGCACGCCCTGCGTACATGCGGGTGCGGGGCGGAGGCTATCGGCCTCGCGGAAGTGCGCTGCGCGCTCCTAACGGCCAAGAACGCCCGAGCGCCCCTCGAAGATCGGCTCGAGGTTGTGGCGTGGGAGCCGATGGTCGGCAGGTCGACCGTGGAGCATCAGGATCGGCCGGCCCTCACCTTCGTCCAGGTAGTGGATCGGGACGTCTCTGACGGTAACCTTCACGGCGTGATTCTAGGGCGGCGTCTGCGGGGCCTCGGTGGTCAGAGCGAGATTGACGGCCTAGCTGAGCTCGGCACCTGGAAGGCTGGCCAGCAGCTCCTCCACGATCCCCTCAAATGGCTCCAGGGCATGCTCGACTGCCTCGATCGCTCCCTTGCCCAGTCCGAGGGTCGGCCCCCCGGGCGTATCGGCCGATGCGATCCACCGCCCGTTGATCTCGCGCAGCCGCACGTCAACCCAGAATGTCGAGCAGTTGAGCCGGAGCAGGATCACGGCGCAGGTATAGCCGATCCACCTTGCGGGAGACCTTGCGAAAACGGCTTCCGAGAATGCAGCGTACACCCAGATTGACACGTCGATCCGGACGTGCCACGATCGGGCCATGCCAGCCAAGCAGAAGCGCACCTACAACCTGGCGCCCGGGACGGTTCGCGCCGTTCGCGAGCTGGCCGACGACTATCACGCGGCACCCACGCAGGACGGGGTGATCGAGCTGGCCGTGGATGAGCTTCGGCGACGGATCCGCGACGCCGATGAGGCCGCCGCCTGGGAACGTGCTGCGGCTGATCCCGCCTTCCAGGCGGAGGCCGAAGCCATCGATGCCGACATCCCGGTGACTGATCCGGAGACATGGCCGGGATGACGACAGGGCCGCTGCGCTGGGCGGTCGTCGTCGTTGGTCTCGACCCGGCAGAGGGTCACGAGCAGGCAGGGAAACGACGCGTCCTGGTGGTCTCGTACGAGCCGTTTCATCGGTCTGGGCTAATGACCGTCTGTCCGATCACCGCTGCCCGCGCCGAGCCACGATACCACGGGGAGGTGGCGATCCCGGCTGGCGAGGCTGGCCAGACGAAGCCAGGCGTGATCATGTGCGGCCAGGTCCGCACCGTGACACAGCAACGGGTCCGAGGCCAGCCGCTGGGCATCGTCTCCACTCGGGAAACACGGCGGCAGGTGCGCCGAGCGCTGGCCCACCATCTGGGGCTGGATATCCCCGCCGTTGTCGATACCTAGTCGCGGACTTCGGACCAGCACCTCACCCCGTGCATGCGCGCCGCGCGTTTTACCAACCCCATTGGTACAACAGCGCGTATGGGTCTCTCAGCGTGCGATGGCACCAACTCCATTGGTACCGGGACGCGTCCAGGCCCTTGCTGGGCCATTGAAGCGCCGATGTACCAACCACATTGGTAAGAGCGACGGCTCAGTTGCTCCCGCCGCCGAAGGTTGCGGTCAGCCCCTTGATGAATGCGGCCTTATCGGCCTCGGACAGATTCGCCTCCGGGTGGGCCAGCACGTATTGGAAGGGAGGCATCTTGTCGGACGAGACCATGCCCGCCGCCGCGCCGCCCTGGCCGGCGGTCCAGGTGGAGAAGTTGAGGCGCTTGCGGCCCTCGTCCACGTCGCGCTGGACGAGCCACGACATCGGCGCGATGTTGCTGTACCAGGGCCAGACGGTCTGGTTGCTGTGGCAGTCGAAGCAGGCGATCACTGCGGTGGCTCGGGTGGCGGGCGAGTCCCAGGGGGGCTCGCTGACGACGGCGGGATTGGTGTGGTCGCGACCGTACGGCACGAGCTGGATGAGCAGCAGCCCGACGACGCCGACCAGGAACAGGGTGACCGCGGCTCGCTTCATCAGGTGGCACATTACTTGGTTCGATGCCCGGCCGATAGGGTCCAGCGACCGGGTGGCAGAATGATCCGGACTGGAGGAGCACTTGACCAAGGCGCCTGACGCGCAGCAGGCATCGCCGGTGGAAGCGGCTCGATCCGCGCTGGGTCGCCACGAGTGGAGATCGGCCTTCGATCTCCTGTCCAGCGCAGACGCGAAGGAGGCCCTGAGCCCCCCGGACCTCGAGCTGCTGGCCGAGGCCGCGTGGTGGACGGGCCAGCTGACGCTCGCCATCGAGGCGCGCGAACGGGCGTTCGCTGGTGCGACCAAGTCCGGTGACATGCAGACCGCGGTGATGGTTGCCCTGAACCTCGCGCGGGACAACATCTTCCGGCTATCGGTCCCGGTGGCCAAGGCGTGGATCAAGCGGGTCGAGCAGATGCTGGAGGGGCATGAGGAGAACATCGGCCACGGCTGGCTGGCCGGCACGAAGGCGGGCGTCGAATCCGTGGCCGGGAACAACGAGGAGGCGCTGGCCCAGGCCACGCGCGCGCAGGAGATTGCGGAGCGACTGGGTCTGTCGGATCTGCGCGCCTTCGCCATGGCCGGCCGGGCAGCGAGCCTGCTGGCAAGAGGCGACGTCGAGGAGGGGTTCGCGCTCGCCGACGAAGCGGCGGTGGCTGCCATCAGCGGTGAGCTGGAGCCCGCCGTGGCCGGCGGCGTCTTCTGTGCCACGATCGAGGCCTGCGCGGCGGTGGGAGACGTCCGACGCGCGCTCGAATGGACGGAGGCCCAGGACCGATGGTGCAAGCGTGAGGGCATCAACGGCTACCCGGGCATGTGCCGCCTGTTCCGGTCCGACGTCAAACGGCTGCACGGCGCATGGCCGGAGGCGGAGGCGGAGGCCCAGCTGGCGTCGGTCGAGCTGCGCGGATACATCCCCGGCGCCGCTGGATTGGCGCTCTACCAGGTTGGGGAGATTCGCCTTCGGCGTGGCGACCTGCCGGCAGCCGAGGAGGCCCTGCTCGGCGCCCATGCGCTTGGGCAGGACACGGAGCCGATGCTCTCCCTGCTGCGGCTGGCTCAGGGCAAGGCGGCGGCCGCCGTCGACTCCATCCATGGCGCGCTGACCGAGCCGGGGCGCCCTTCATGGCGGGCGCCCACCGACAGTGCGGTCTACCGGCTGGCCCTCCTGCCGGCGCAGGCCGAGATCCTGGTAGCAGCCGGCGATCTGGCGGGGGCGAGGGCTGCCGCCGACGAGCTGACGGAACTGGCCGACAAGTTCGACACCCCGGCGGTTCGCGCCGCCGCCGCATCGGCCGCTGGTCTCGTGGCCCTCGCCGAGGGGAATATTGCGGAGGCCGGCACGCGTCTGCGCGAGGCGATCGGGCTCTGGACGCGACTCGACGCGCCATATGAGGTGGCGCGCACGCGCGTGGTGCTGGCCGCCGCATACCGCGCCGAAAATGAGGCCGATCGGGCCGCGATCGAGGCCCGCACGGCGCGGGACGCCTTCGAACGGCTCGGCGCCAAGCTGGATCTGAGGCGGGCGGACGCCGTGATGAGCGAGCTCGCAGGAGCTGCCGGCGCGACTCCGCTGGGCATGGCGACCACCCGCTCCGAACGCGTCTTCATGTTCACCGACATCGTCGACTCGACGCAGCTCGCCGAGACGCTGGGTGATGAGGCATGGGACGGCGTCATCCGCATCCACGACAGGACGCTGCGCGCGGCCGTTGCTGAACAGGGCGGGGAAGAGGTCAAGGCCACCGGTGATGGCTTCTTCCTGGCCTTCGCCGATGCCGACCAGGCCATCGAGGCCGCGGTCACCATCCAGCGCCGCCTTGCCGAGCAGCGCCGCGCCCAGGGGTTCGCGCTGGCCGTTCGCATCGGCATCCATGGCGCTGCCGCCAATCGAGTGGGCCTTGACTATGTCGGAACCGGCGTCAACCAGGCGTCGCGGATCGGCGCTGCAGCCGCTGGAGGGGAGATCCTGGTGAGCTCGTCCACCCTGGCTGTCGCCAGGCATTCGTTCAGCGAGGGAGGTCGTCGCACGGTGAAGCTGAAGGGACTATCGGCCCCGGTCGAGGTGGTTTCGATCGACTGGAGTTGAGCTCGTTGCCCGGCCGACGAGCACCTGGGGCAACGCCAGCTGTGTCGGCGTTACCAAACATGCTGGTACATCGGCACCCCTGCTCGGTTCCGAGCTGCGTATTGGCCCGATCACGCGCGGTGGCACCAATGTGGCTGGTGGAAACGCACCTGAGCAACCGGGAACGTCACGTTGTACCAATATGGCTGGTGGGCGAACACGCGCGGCCTAGCGGAGTCGCCCTGCCTCTGCGATCCGTCGCAGCCAGGGCAGCTCGCGCTCGAGCGTCGTCTCCGGGCCGTGGCCGGGCAAGACCCGCACGGATGGGGGCAGGTCGCGGCCCAGCCGGACGAGGCTAGCGAGCATGGCGGCATCGTCGCCGCCGGGCAGGTCGGTGCGGCCGTAGGTGCCGGCGAACAGCACATCCCCGGAGAGCAGCAGTGCCGCCCGTTCCTCGTACAGGCAGACCGACCCCTCCGTATGACCCGCCGTGTGCAGCACGTCGAACACGAGGTCACCGATCCTGAGCTGCTCGCCCTCATGCAGGTGACGGGTCGCGACACTCGGCTCCATCTCGAGCCCGTAGTTGTTGGTCGCGGAGAGGCGCGGTTCGTCCAGGGGATGGATGGCGAGCGGCGCACCGGAACCACGCACCAGCGGGGCGTTGTCGAAGATGTGATCGATGTGCCCGTGTGAGTTGGCCACCAGGTGCAGGGTCAGCCCGTTCGCCTCCACGCGCGCGAGGAGTGGAGCGGCCGCACCAAGGCCGGGGTCGAGGACCAGGGCATCGGGCGATCGGCCATCCCAGACGAGGTACGCGTTGGCCCGCCACGGCCCGAAGGCGCCAACCTCGATGCGCGGATGCTGATCCGGCGCATTGGCGCGCTCGACGGTGGGATCGGCCTCGCTCATGGACGGAGGATAGGGCACCATCTCCGCGTGACATCTGACCCGCCGCGCCGGTTCTACGGCAGCGAGGAGCTCGCGCGGATCGGCTTTGACGGTCGCCGGGCAGCCGAGGACCTGGAGCGCTGGTGCTGCGACGGCCCGCGAGCGGAGACCCAGGAACTGATCGACGTTCTCCTTGGCCAGGGCGTGGCGGGTACCTCCCTGTTGGATATCGGGGCGGGCGTGGGCGTCGTGCACATGACCCTGCTCGAGGCCGGCGCGGCCGATGCTGTCGACGTGGACGCCTCGCCCGACTACATCGACGCCGCGAGGGAGGAAGCCGACCGACGGGGGCTGTCAGGTCGCGTCGACTACCGGCTGGGGGACGTGGTCGAGCTCGCCGCCGACCTGCCGCCGACCGACATCGTGACGGCCGATTCGGTGATCTGCTGCTACCCCTACCTGCCCGAACTGCTCGGCGCCGCGGTGCGGTCCGGGCCTCGGCTGGTTGGCCTGACCTACATCCACGACAAGTGGTGGCTGCGGGTCATGATGCGGATGTCGAACGCCATGTGGTGGTCGCGAGGGCTCCCGGATCGCTGGAGCATCCACCGCCACGCGGAGGTGGATCGGCTGATGGGCGGCGCTGGCTATGCGGTCATCCACGATGGCGGGACCCGGTGGTGGCGGGTGGTCGTCTACCGGCGGGAGACCGCCTCGGCTTAGGGGCTACTGCTCGGTAGCGCCGGCCGGGCCGATTGGGCCTGACCGACCATCCGCCACGGTGAGGCCGAAGGCGGTGGCCAGTGCATCGGCCAGTCGGTCCTCGACCGCCACCACGTCGACCGGGTGACCGAGCTCAGCCGACAGCGAGGTGACCTCTCGGTCGGCGATCCCACACGGGATCATCTCGCCGAACCAGCGCAGGTCGGTGTTCACGTTCAGCGCCAGGCCGTGGGTCGTGACGCCGCGCTTGACGCGCACCCCGATGGCGGCCAGCTTGCGCCGGCCCTCGACCCAGACGCCGATGAGCCCATCCTCCGCGTGCGCCTCGACCCCGAATGCAGCTGCGGTCTCGATGATGGCGGCCTGCAGGGAGCGGACGTATCGGCGCAGGTCGAGCGGGTCGCGCAGCTCCACGATGGGATAGGCAACCAGCTGACCCGGCCCGTGGAAGGTGATGTCGCCGCCGCGGTCGACGCGCAGGAACTGGGCACCGATTTCCCGCAGCCGCCTCGGGGTGGCCAGCAGGTTGCCCTCGTCTCCTCCGCGACCGATGGTGTAGACCGGGAAATGCTCGAGCAGCAGCAGCCGGTCGCCGATCCGGCGCTGCCGTCGCTGCTCGGCCAGCTCGTCCTGGAGCTCCCAGGTTGGCTCGTACGGAACGGTGCCCAGCCGTTCGACGGTCAGCCGCCCGCCGTGCCCGAGGAGGAGCGGGCGCTCGTCGCTGGCCGGGGTGAAGGGTGCGTCGCGCCGGGGCCGGCGTGGCGCCTCCGGCTCCTCAGGGCCCGCCGGCGGACGGCTGATGTCGCGCATCTGGACCATCGCGTCAGACGGTGGCCGTGCCGTGGACGCCGCGCAGC is a genomic window of Chloroflexota bacterium containing:
- a CDS encoding methyltransferase domain-containing protein; translation: MTSDPPRRFYGSEELARIGFDGRRAAEDLERWCCDGPRAETQELIDVLLGQGVAGTSLLDIGAGVGVVHMTLLEAGAADAVDVDASPDYIDAAREEADRRGLSGRVDYRLGDVVELAADLPPTDIVTADSVICCYPYLPELLGAAVRSGPRLVGLTYIHDKWWLRVMMRMSNAMWWSRGLPDRWSIHRHAEVDRLMGGAGYAVIHDGGTRWWRVVVYRRETASA
- a CDS encoding type II toxin-antitoxin system VapC family toxin; the encoded protein is MSGAYLDASALVKLAVTELETAALRKFLRRHPQRFTNRVAVVEVRRAVRRLPMSREAPVQAAFDGVTVIDLDPSIANRAGVIEPVALRSLDAIHLASALELGDELDAFVTYDARQATAAGELGLPVASPA
- a CDS encoding heme-binding domain-containing protein: MKRAAVTLFLVGVVGLLLIQLVPYGRDHTNPAVVSEPPWDSPATRATAVIACFDCHSNQTVWPWYSNIAPMSWLVQRDVDEGRKRLNFSTWTAGQGGAAAGMVSSDKMPPFQYVLAHPEANLSEADKAAFIKGLTATFGGGSN
- a CDS encoding type II toxin-antitoxin system prevent-host-death family antitoxin, with the protein product MSPQKRRPERVGVRELRQNLSVYLKHVREEGRAYEVTERGEPVAHLTPMPDRPTSTYERMLAEGRITPAKRDLLTIKPLPPLPGKQLSDVLREMRDEETW
- a CDS encoding adenylate/guanylate cyclase domain-containing protein, which produces MTKAPDAQQASPVEAARSALGRHEWRSAFDLLSSADAKEALSPPDLELLAEAAWWTGQLTLAIEARERAFAGATKSGDMQTAVMVALNLARDNIFRLSVPVAKAWIKRVEQMLEGHEENIGHGWLAGTKAGVESVAGNNEEALAQATRAQEIAERLGLSDLRAFAMAGRAASLLARGDVEEGFALADEAAVAAISGELEPAVAGGVFCATIEACAAVGDVRRALEWTEAQDRWCKREGINGYPGMCRLFRSDVKRLHGAWPEAEAEAQLASVELRGYIPGAAGLALYQVGEIRLRRGDLPAAEEALLGAHALGQDTEPMLSLLRLAQGKAAAAVDSIHGALTEPGRPSWRAPTDSAVYRLALLPAQAEILVAAGDLAGARAAADELTELADKFDTPAVRAAAASAAGLVALAEGNIAEAGTRLREAIGLWTRLDAPYEVARTRVVLAAAYRAENEADRAAIEARTARDAFERLGAKLDLRRADAVMSELAGAAGATPLGMATTRSERVFMFTDIVDSTQLAETLGDEAWDGVIRIHDRTLRAAVAEQGGEEVKATGDGFFLAFADADQAIEAAVTIQRRLAEQRRAQGFALAVRIGIHGAAANRVGLDYVGTGVNQASRIGAAAAGGEILVSSSTLAVARHSFSEGGRRTVKLKGLSAPVEVVSIDWS
- a CDS encoding MBL fold metallo-hydrolase, with the translated sequence MSEADPTVERANAPDQHPRIEVGAFGPWRANAYLVWDGRSPDALVLDPGLGAAAPLLARVEANGLTLHLVANSHGHIDHIFDNAPLVRGSGAPLAIHPLDEPRLSATNNYGLEMEPSVATRHLHEGEQLRIGDLVFDVLHTAGHTEGSVCLYEERAALLLSGDVLFAGTYGRTDLPGGDDAAMLASLVRLGRDLPPSVRVLPGHGPETTLERELPWLRRIAEAGRLR
- a CDS encoding DUF72 domain-containing protein, which produces MPRAKAATKDHDPGPQAAGERGEAEAEAARHPIKVEKATVRIGTASWTDPTMVEPGVFYPPDATNAEERLRYYADQFPIVEVDATYYALPTRRLGELWLERTPPDFTFDIKAHALMTAQPSEVKRLPKEIRDELPPELLEKKRIYGKDLPTELRDAIWERFKDGIAPLHSSGKLGAVFLQYPRWFFPSNESRDAIVEAKERLGDIGLAVEFRNNTWFNEKNHERTINFLEKYQIPFVMVDEPQTKTALPPMVAVTSPQLAVVRFHGRRTETWEAKGIPVVERFRYLYDADELGEWVPRIRQAAGSVKNLHLLMNNCYANYGTTNAREIAAMLAEE
- the lipB gene encoding lipoyl(octanoyl) transferase LipB; protein product: MRDISRPPAGPEEPEAPRRPRRDAPFTPASDERPLLLGHGGRLTVERLGTVPYEPTWELQDELAEQRRQRRIGDRLLLLEHFPVYTIGRGGDEGNLLATPRRLREIGAQFLRVDRGGDITFHGPGQLVAYPIVELRDPLDLRRYVRSLQAAIIETAAAFGVEAHAEDGLIGVWVEGRRKLAAIGVRVKRGVTTHGLALNVNTDLRWFGEMIPCGIADREVTSLSAELGHPVDVVAVEDRLADALATAFGLTVADGRSGPIGPAGATEQ
- a CDS encoding DUF2339 domain-containing protein, producing MKAVVVGIVSGLFVAASVPYGWGAGLVVGALAWYLTSRADDQERRIRQLEAGPAPAAPKAEAAQAALPADAVPIALPPPPPPHVPYLPGAAMPATAWNAAKPGARAASVSSPATVKAATPAAPRTSLADLETLFAGRLLAVVGGLALLIGVVFFLGLAFSRGWIGPELRVALGLVVGTAMFAVGAWFLLKPTNRTREILALVLVAVGLAVVSLGLFAASRLYALVAPEVAVGGALLAASLAAAVAIRARSQLVAGFGLVAVLAAPPIMGAGATLLTIVFLGAAMIGTTAICMYMPWRWLPTVAFLLSFPQLGLYVSDYPNLAVGLAAVVVYWGLNILSAAGEEVRRPSQQLSPTSATLLVATAAFTTWAGFQLLSGAAEPWRGLFLLGEAAAHLTLGSFFLARNGERHPFGMLVFGSGVAALTLAVPVQLGANWVPMAWAAEAVALAWVYARREHGYAGAVAVVLGALALGHLLFVEYAVTAFANPSPSGIPFANPDGLALAFVTLAAAAAIAFLHRRGEQVGVAAAMVFVYALVLPHELSGIPLVAGYGPLTAAAVLAERRWAQVPMRVDLRSLAGPWATTMAIGERALYASGALAAFLGLRFAIVEYLPTWIFSRELGAFAWTLEEQPFWDERTVVVAIVAATALVIGFSAGDRVYRWVGCVAAAVAIAYLMPFEVTAAWSVVAWLALALVLHVLGNRWQPDWVVRPFASYAFALAAAIETLAVVAPPYRLVVQAVKATEPAILNGGILAVAALTAAFLARAFLPPRNLDARIAQILAGAAGVYLLSIGTVDLFQANLGGAIGLDELRKQAQVALSVLWAVLGVAGFVIGLFRQSTNARLFGLGLLALVTGKVFIVDLAALDVAYRVLSFLALGLLLLGAAYLASRFQPDRPVRSGQKPPG
- a CDS encoding type II toxin-antitoxin system PemK/MazF family toxin codes for the protein MTTGPLRWAVVVVGLDPAEGHEQAGKRRVLVVSYEPFHRSGLMTVCPITAARAEPRYHGEVAIPAGEAGQTKPGVIMCGQVRTVTQQRVRGQPLGIVSTRETRRQVRRALAHHLGLDIPAVVDT